In Phycodurus eques isolate BA_2022a chromosome 23, UOR_Pequ_1.1, whole genome shotgun sequence, a genomic segment contains:
- the ttc29 gene encoding tetratricopeptide repeat protein 29 isoform X2, whose translation MEAAGSSLPEVTSRGRRQKSRKSAQTSEKSAQILSKDDIAKFINSRKQNICVGLLQHGFHRSFSELFLLLRLDRERREAAEINSALSLQTPLEEQHAKVQSVGLHLSRAERAQRDGRWPAAYEQRLHLGAYFTAEREDLWLSLHFYHTCTQAREDGCMRHATEGRACLAELYLQQGQLEKARQQAELCVQMADEGGWLDSSGRSLPRRARESMWAICSRQADARIKAGDPDEALQLLHRGYATATESENKNIEGEAAYQLGLAYYSVGDYDTSEQYLNTSMHICSTTEDFDGLGKAYKAVAKLCESKGNLNSTIQLLETLVDISRSNGLHHHLVDACLCLGNVYTNRFSLPPCRGSTIELARVCSRVTAWRVTLET comes from the exons ATGGAAGCGGCGGGCAGCTCTCTGCCGGAAGTGACGTCGAGGGGCAGGAGGCAGAAAAGCAG GAAGTCTGCCCAAACCTCAGAAAAATCAGCACAGATTCTCTCCAAGGACGATATCGCAAA GTTCATTAACAGTCGGAAGCAGAACATCTGCGTGGGCCTGCTCCAACATGGCTTCCACAG GTCGTTTTCGGAGCTCTTCCTGCTGCTGCGCTTGGATCGGGAGCGGCGGGAGGCGGCCGAGATCAACTCGGCTCTCAGCCTTCAGACGCCTCTGGAGGAGCAGCACGCCAAAGTCCAGAGCGTCGGTCTGCACCTGAGCCGGGCCGAGCGGGCCCAACGGGACG GTCGTTGGCCGGCGGCGTACGAGCAGCGTCTTCATTTGGGCGCCTACTTCACGGCCGAGCGGGAGGACCTGTGGCTCAGCTTGCACTTCTACCACACGTGCACGCAGGCGCGGGAAGACGGCTGCATGAGGCACGCCACCGAGGGCCGCGCGTGCTTGGCTGAGCTCTACCTGCAGCAag GTCAGCTGGAAAAAGCGAGGCAGCAGGCCGAGCTGTGCGTGCAGATGGCCGACGAAGGCGGCTGGCTGGACTCGTCCGGTCGCTCGCTGCCGCGCCGAGCCCGCGAGAGCATGTGGGCCATCTGCAGCCGGCAGGCGGACGCTCGCATCAAGGCCGGCGATCCCGATGAGgcgctccagctgctccaccgCGGCTACGCCACCGCCACCGAGT ctgaaaacaaaaacattgaaggCGAGGCCGCCTATCAGCTGGGACTCGCGTACTACAGCGTCGGCGACTATGACACGTCcgaacag TACCTCAACACCTCCATGCACATCTGCAGCACCACGGAGGATTTCGACGGCCTGGGGAAGGCCTACAAGGCCGTGGCCAAGTTATGCGAAAG CAAGGGAAACCTCAACAGCACCATTCAGCTTTTGGAGACGTTAGTTGACATCTCTCGTAGCAACGGCCTACATCACCACCTCGTGGACGCGTGCCTATGTCTGGGCAACGTCTACACCAACAGG ttctccctccctccctgcaGAGGCAGTACGATCGAGCTCGCGAGAGTTTGCTCCAGGGTTACAGCGTGGCGTGTGACATTGGAGACGTGA
- the ttc29 gene encoding tetratricopeptide repeat protein 29 isoform X1 produces the protein MEAAGSSLPEVTSRGRRQKSRKSAQTSEKSAQILSKDDIAKFINSRKQNICVGLLQHGFHRSFSELFLLLRLDRERREAAEINSALSLQTPLEEQHAKVQSVGLHLSRAERAQRDGRWPAAYEQRLHLGAYFTAEREDLWLSLHFYHTCTQAREDGCMRHATEGRACLAELYLQQGQLEKARQQAELCVQMADEGGWLDSSGRSLPRRARESMWAICSRQADARIKAGDPDEALQLLHRGYATATESENKNIEGEAAYQLGLAYYSVGDYDTSEQYLNTSMHICSTTEDFDGLGKAYKAVAKLCESKGNLNSTIQLLETLVDISRSNGLHHHLVDACLCLGNVYTNRRQYDRARESLLQGYSVACDIGDVTLVQKAQVSLASAHTRCIVGKYSADVESPAPAALSRLLDWKVSRGLRDRSDNAGVCDY, from the exons ATGGAAGCGGCGGGCAGCTCTCTGCCGGAAGTGACGTCGAGGGGCAGGAGGCAGAAAAGCAG GAAGTCTGCCCAAACCTCAGAAAAATCAGCACAGATTCTCTCCAAGGACGATATCGCAAA GTTCATTAACAGTCGGAAGCAGAACATCTGCGTGGGCCTGCTCCAACATGGCTTCCACAG GTCGTTTTCGGAGCTCTTCCTGCTGCTGCGCTTGGATCGGGAGCGGCGGGAGGCGGCCGAGATCAACTCGGCTCTCAGCCTTCAGACGCCTCTGGAGGAGCAGCACGCCAAAGTCCAGAGCGTCGGTCTGCACCTGAGCCGGGCCGAGCGGGCCCAACGGGACG GTCGTTGGCCGGCGGCGTACGAGCAGCGTCTTCATTTGGGCGCCTACTTCACGGCCGAGCGGGAGGACCTGTGGCTCAGCTTGCACTTCTACCACACGTGCACGCAGGCGCGGGAAGACGGCTGCATGAGGCACGCCACCGAGGGCCGCGCGTGCTTGGCTGAGCTCTACCTGCAGCAag GTCAGCTGGAAAAAGCGAGGCAGCAGGCCGAGCTGTGCGTGCAGATGGCCGACGAAGGCGGCTGGCTGGACTCGTCCGGTCGCTCGCTGCCGCGCCGAGCCCGCGAGAGCATGTGGGCCATCTGCAGCCGGCAGGCGGACGCTCGCATCAAGGCCGGCGATCCCGATGAGgcgctccagctgctccaccgCGGCTACGCCACCGCCACCGAGT ctgaaaacaaaaacattgaaggCGAGGCCGCCTATCAGCTGGGACTCGCGTACTACAGCGTCGGCGACTATGACACGTCcgaacag TACCTCAACACCTCCATGCACATCTGCAGCACCACGGAGGATTTCGACGGCCTGGGGAAGGCCTACAAGGCCGTGGCCAAGTTATGCGAAAG CAAGGGAAACCTCAACAGCACCATTCAGCTTTTGGAGACGTTAGTTGACATCTCTCGTAGCAACGGCCTACATCACCACCTCGTGGACGCGTGCCTATGTCTGGGCAACGTCTACACCAACAGG AGGCAGTACGATCGAGCTCGCGAGAGTTTGCTCCAGGGTTACAGCGTGGCGTGTGACATTGGAGACGTGACTCTGGTGCAGAAGGCTCAG GTGTCGCTGGCCAGCGCTCACACTCGGTGCATTGTGGGGAAGTACAGCGCCGACGTGGAGTCCCCCGCGCCTGCCGCCCTCTCACGGCTGCTGGACTGGAAGGTGTCGAGAGGACTCCGTGACCGCAGTGACAACGCTGGCGTGTGCGACTATTAG
- the slc10a7 gene encoding sodium/bile acid cotransporter 7 isoform X1 yields the protein MGLLASIRKEWFIVGIVLVILSAKVQPGLGVKGGPLKPEITVSYVAVSLIFFNSGLSLKTEELTSALLHVRLHLFVQSFTLVFFPLTVWLLVRVLALTTIDQWLLRGLQTVSCMPPPVSSAVILTKAVGGNEAAAIFNSAFGSFLGIVVTPTLLLIFLGSSSSVAFGSIFSQLFMTVVVPLALGQVCRRFLREFLERRKPPFGTVSSAVLLVIIYSTFCDTFSNPSMELDPTSLLVVVLIIFSIQLTFMLLTFGFSSRAGSGFSPADTVAIVFCSTHKSLTLGIPMLKIVFAGYDRLSLISVPLLIYHPAQILLGSVLVPTIRSWMTGRQKLMKMSSLQPV from the exons ATGGGTCTGCTGGCCAGCATTCGGAAGGAATGGTTCATCGTTGGGATTGTGCTGGTGATATTGTCGGCAAAAGTGCAGCCCGGCCTCGGTGTCAAAGGAG GACCGCTGAAGCCCGAGATCACCGTCTCGTATGTGGCGGTCTCGCTGATCTTCTTCAACAGCGGCCTCTCGCTGAAGACAGAG gaGCTGACCAGCGCGTTGCTTCACGTGCGCCTTCACCTCTTCGTTCAGTCGTTCACGCTGGTCTTCTTCCCGCTGACCGTTTGGCTGCTGGTCAGAGTGCTGGCGCTGACCACCATCGACCAATGGCTGCTCAGAGG GTTACAAACGGTGAGCTGCATGCCGCCTCCGGTCTCCTCGGCCGTCATTCTCACCAAAGCCGTCGGCGGTAACGAG GCGGCCGCCATCTTCAACTCTGCGTTCGGGAGCTTCCTG GGTATCGTGGTGACACCGACGCTGCTGCTGATTTTT CTGGGCTCCTCATCCTCGGTGGCCTTCGGTTCCATCTTCTCTCAGCTCTTTATGACGGTGGTGGTGCCGCTCGCCCTGGGTCAG GTGTGCCGCCGCTTCCTGAGGGAGTTTCTGGAGCGCAGGAAACCTCCGTTCGGCACCGTCAGCAGCGCCGTCCTCCTCGTGATCATCTACAGCACCTTCTGCGACACCTTCAGCAACCCCAGCATGGAGCTGGACCCCACCAGCCTGCTTGTAGTCGTTCTCATCA TTTTCTCCATCCAGCTCACTTTCATGCTGCTCACGTTTGGATTTTCCAGCAG GGCCGGCTCGGGATTCAGTCCCGCCGACACGGTGGCCATCGTGTTCTGCTCCACGCACAAGTCGCTGACGCTAG GTATCCCCATGCTGAAGATCGTGTTCGCGGGCTACGATCGCCTGTCGCTCATCTCGGTCCCCCTGCTCATCTACCACCCGGCCCAGATCCTCCTGGGATCCGTGCTGGTGCCGACCATCCGCAGCTGGATGACCGGCCGCCAGAAG CTGATGAAGATGTCGAGCCTGCAGCCCGTCTGA
- the slc10a7 gene encoding sodium/bile acid cotransporter 7 isoform X2, whose product MGLLASIRKEWFIVGIVLVILSAKVQPGLGVKGGPLKPEITVSYVAVSLIFFNSGLSLKTEELTSALLHVRLHLFVQSFTLVFFPLTVWLLVRVLALTTIDQWLLRGLQTVSCMPPPVSSAVILTKAVGGNEAAAIFNSAFGSFLGIVVTPTLLLIFLGSSSSVAFGSIFSQLFMTVVVPLALGQVCRRFLREFLERRKPPFGTVSSAVLLVIIYSTFCDTFSNPSMELDPTSLLVVVLISRRGRGSPPFWL is encoded by the exons ATGGGTCTGCTGGCCAGCATTCGGAAGGAATGGTTCATCGTTGGGATTGTGCTGGTGATATTGTCGGCAAAAGTGCAGCCCGGCCTCGGTGTCAAAGGAG GACCGCTGAAGCCCGAGATCACCGTCTCGTATGTGGCGGTCTCGCTGATCTTCTTCAACAGCGGCCTCTCGCTGAAGACAGAG gaGCTGACCAGCGCGTTGCTTCACGTGCGCCTTCACCTCTTCGTTCAGTCGTTCACGCTGGTCTTCTTCCCGCTGACCGTTTGGCTGCTGGTCAGAGTGCTGGCGCTGACCACCATCGACCAATGGCTGCTCAGAGG GTTACAAACGGTGAGCTGCATGCCGCCTCCGGTCTCCTCGGCCGTCATTCTCACCAAAGCCGTCGGCGGTAACGAG GCGGCCGCCATCTTCAACTCTGCGTTCGGGAGCTTCCTG GGTATCGTGGTGACACCGACGCTGCTGCTGATTTTT CTGGGCTCCTCATCCTCGGTGGCCTTCGGTTCCATCTTCTCTCAGCTCTTTATGACGGTGGTGGTGCCGCTCGCCCTGGGTCAG GTGTGCCGCCGCTTCCTGAGGGAGTTTCTGGAGCGCAGGAAACCTCCGTTCGGCACCGTCAGCAGCGCCGTCCTCCTCGTGATCATCTACAGCACCTTCTGCGACACCTTCAGCAACCCCAGCATGGAGCTGGACCCCACCAGCCTGCTTGTAGTCGTTCTCATCA gtaggcgtggaagagggtctcccCCATTTTGGCTGTGA
- the LOC133398102 gene encoding reelin domain-containing protein 1-like yields MASPLLYLATTVILSCAVAAFSRGAGPASCQTMSPGHIRAQPQDPKQSHVTIRTSLRSYLPGQLVTVTVRSSRDFMGFLLQARSGVDPEAGAAAGSPAEGPVLVGGSWTLAPPGTHTLRCLSEGDTLTHSDKQLKRNLSFVWRAPDAPVGDVRFYITVVQSYFVYWAGIKSAVVRDGSRSLWTGRNTTGAERERAVFGLRDENLTAVPASRKAPLDVSEDTTTQPSFTRSSSQEKKSPGFSALPNPPPKSISIILSSPFQMVSSSTSSTFLMSGVINSPPSARLSSSNPGTGSSLSSSTTTRSPAVPSSSSSSSFSTKACVPSTSHPSPSIPTSVGPSSLILPTRSSSQATSPHPGPSPAPRQSDDNRPSIPPPPFPSPRQIRVASSDPKQKRKPSTSSRKLQSNIGGVLKPKSAKPDTKLPFNPSKSPGMEGKYPETVPRHSSWELGMLLGCSAGLGMALVVGVRYVYRQACGKRTEVTLNDRERDYGRGERRMIQVQECGDLVRVRRIRENSLVLLAEYDILASPGD; encoded by the exons ATGGCGTCCCCCCTGCTTTATTTGGCGACGACCGTGATCTTGTCATGCGCTGTCGCCGCGTTCTCTCGCGGCGCCGGTCCCGCTTCCTGCCAGACGATGAGTCCGGGTCACATCCGGGCCCAACCTCAGGACCCGAAGCAGAGCCACGTCACCATTCGCACGTCGCTGCGCTCGTATCTGCCTGGACAGCTGGTTACAG TGACTGTTCGAAGCTCTCGGGACTTCATGGGCTTCCTGCTGCAGGCCCGCAGTGGTGTCGATCCCGAAGCGGGGGCGGCCGCAGGGTCTCCCGCGGAGGGTCCGGTTCTGGTGGGCGGCTCCTGGACCCTGGCTCCGCCCGGGACCCACACGCTGCGCTGCCTGTCAGAGGGCGACACGCTCACCCACTCGGACAAACAGCTGAAGCGGAACCTGTCGTTTGTGTGGCGGGCTCCCGATGCACCCGTGGGAGACGTTCGCTTTTA TATCACAGTGGTCCAGTCCTACTTTGTTTATTGGGCGGGGATTAAGTCTGCAGTGGTGCGTGACGGGAGTCGAAGTCTTTGGACTGGGAGAAACACAACAGGAGCAGAGCGAGAAAGAGCAGTTTTTGGTCTCCGTGATGAGAACTTGACCGCAGTGCCAG CAAGCCGCAAAGCTCCTCTTGACGTCTCTGAAGACACAACCACACAGCCATCTTTTACACGTTCCTCcagccaagaaaaaaagtctcctGGATTTTCTGCTCTCCCAAATCCTCCTCCCAAATCGATCTCGATCATTCTGTCCTCCCCTTTCCAAATGGTGTCCTCCTCAACATCTTCAACATTTCTCATGAGCGGTGTCATCAATTCTCCACCATCAGCTAGGCTCTCTTCTTCCAACCCAGGAACAGGGAGTTCCCTCTCTTCTTCTACCACCACCAGGTCTCCAGCtgtcccctcctcctcctcatcatcatccttctccACCAAAGCATGCGTTCCTTCAACTTCTCACCCTTCTCCCTCCATTCCCACCTCAGTGGGACCCTCGTCTTTGATTTTGCCTACCCGTTCTTCCTCCCAGGCAACCTCCCCGCATCCAGGACCTTCTCCGGCTCCACGTCAATCTGACGACAACCGCCCCTCAATACCTCCCCCGCCTTTTCCATCCCCAAGACAGATCCGCGTTGCGTCGTCTGATCCCAAACAAAAGCGTAAGCCATCAACCTCCAGCCGCAAACTCCAATCCAACATCGGGGGTGTATTAAAACCAAAGTCAGCAAAGCCAGATACCAAGCTTCCCTTCAATCCCTCAAAAAGTCCAGGCATGGAGGGCAAGTACCCCGAAACTGTGCCTAGGCATAGCTCTTGGGAGCTGGGAATGCTGCTGGGCTGTTCGGCCGGCCTGGGGATGGCGCTGGTGGTCGGCGTGCGCTACGTGTACCGACAGGCCTGCGGGAAACGCACCGAGGTGACCCTGAACGACCGGGAGAGAGATTACGGGAGAGGCGAGCGACGGATGATCCAGGTTCAGGAGTGTGGCGATTTGGTCCGAGTCCGCCGAATCCGAGAGAACAGCCTTGTGCTTCTTGCCGAGTACGACATATTAGCATCGCCCGGAGACTGA
- the LOC133398103 gene encoding zinc finger protein 335-like codes for MKRGPSVLRPPLPPLPPPPPPDAVRRHTRAAHRPPGTRATGSSPFLAATSLFSPDVSSKMASDLLIRLSEATQKAQVLPGSLAEGRGGQQEEPGLALSPDGPGASPDPPSLTHTPEGDAAGHTLASDLLRKLAESQLLTRPDAKVKEEEESVEIDTPRMSGVIRERPITDVRGLSSPSDGAHHLVAVKREHGGAAATAHPHLDGVLPNVPLGVKQEEQEISAATLAERILLSGKMEEEEARPRLFSGVAVEERQFFGDQLCSGAKMAEHCLRAALWQDMSVNLASTLLHQLSERVAKSSGAPAQWTAPPARSSPVVKAEPAWSCPLQPAYGNPSSPPGSVSFFYRCHVCGFETDGRLLFRTHMTEHRQQERGSFSLRCCVCDHSTNQEAAMRAHANKHLLGGAIRCPLALPAGGGPTVATATPPETSTSEHRCRICQRSFPGQPELLVHFQGHRQGNQYRCERCGHLTRTANKLVEHVRVHTGERPFTCHLCPYSAKRRDSLRLHCKVKHGAHAAAAASSHTPGNVHTHRSYVHADNPSKHVRRLHTSVPSSSSSPHLPLHPSLCELAGWRDLSPLVPITTLLSLKPHASAPPPSSSSSSSSSSSSSANKHSFLGYLGLASS; via the exons ATGAAGCGTGGGCCGAGCGTGTTacggcctcctcttcctcctcttcctcctcctcctccgccggaCGCGGTCCGGCGACACACGCGGGCGGCTCACCGGCCGCCGGGGACGCGCGCGACCGGTTCGAGCCCCTTCCTGGCGGCGACCTCGCTCTTCAGCCCTGATGTCAGCAGCAAGATGGCGTCTGACCTTCTCATTAGGCTGTCag AGGCCACCCAGAAGGCCCAGGTGCTCCCTGGGAGTCTAGCGGAGGGACGAGGCGGGCAGCAGGAGGAGCCGGGCCTGGCCCTGTCCCCCGACGGGCCCGGGGCCAGCCCCGATCCGCCCTCGCTCACGCACACGCCCGAGGGGGACGCCGCCGGCCACACGCTGGCTTCGGATCTGCTCAGGAAACTGGCAg agaGTCAGCTCCTGACCCGGCCCGACGCGAaggtcaaagaggaagaggagagcgTGGAAATCGACACGCCCAGGATGTCCGGTGTCATCCGTGAGCGACCAATAACAGACGTCCGAGGCCTGTCGTCTCCAAGCGACGGGGCTCACCATCTTGTGGCCGTCAAAAGAGAGCACGGCGGGGCGGCGGCGACGGCGCATCCGCATCTGGACGGCGTTCTTCCTAATGTTCCGCTTGGCGTCAAACAGGAGGAGCAGGAGATCTCCGCGGCCACTTTGGCGGAGCGGATTCTCCTCAGTGGAaaaatggaggaggaggaggcccgACCCAGGTTGTTCTCGGGGGTCGCCGTGGAGGAGCGGCAGTTCTTCGGTGACCAGTTGTGTTCCGGAGCCAAGATGGCGGAGCATTGCCTGCGTGCGGCGCTGTGGCAGGACATGTCTGTCAACCTGGCGTCCACGCTGCTGCACCAGCTCTCAG AACGGGTCGCAAAGTCCAGCGGTGCGCCGGCACAGTGGACCGCCCCCCCCGCCAGGAGCAG TCCAGTCGTGAAGGCGGAGCCAGCCTGGTCCTGCCCTTTGCAGCCTGCATATg GAAATCCAAGCAGCCCGCCGGGAAGCGTGAGCTTCTTCTACAG GTGTCACGTGTGCGGCTTCGAGACCGACGGGCGCCTCCTTTTCCGGACTCACATGACGGAGCATCGGCAGCAGGAGCGCGGCTCTTTCTCGCTGCGCTGCTGCGTGTGCGaccactccaccaatcaggagGCGGCCATGAGGGCGCACGCCAACAAGCACTTGCTGGGCGGAGCCATCAG ATGCCCCCTCGCCCTTCCCGCTGGCGGCGGGCCGACAGTTGCCACGGCAACCCCGCCGGAGACGAGCACCTCGGAGCATCGCTGCCGCATCTGCCAGAGGTCGTTTCCCGGGCAACCGGAGCTGCTGGTTCACTTCCAGGGTCATCGCCAAGGCAACCAGTACCGGTGCGAGCGCTGCGGCCACCTGACGCGCACCGCCAACAAGCTGGTGGAGCACGTGCGCGTGCACACGGGGGAGCGGCCCTTCACCTGCCACCTTTGCCCTTACAGCGCCAAGCGGCGGGACAGCCTGCGCCTGCACTGCAAGGTCAAGCACGGCGcgcacgccgccgccgccgcctcctctcACACCCCCGGCAACGTGCACACGCACCGCTCCTACGTGCACGCAGACAATCCCAGCAAACACGTTCGGCGGCTGCACACCAGCgtgccctcctcctcctcctctccccacCTTCCTCTTCATCCCTCACTGTGTGAGCTCGCAGGGTGGAGGGATTTGTCTCCTCTTGTGCCCATCACGACACTCCTCTCGCTGAAGCCTCACGCGAGTGCgcccccgccctcctcctcctcctcctcctcctcttcctcttcctcctccgccAACAAACATTCCTTCCTCGGCTACCTTGGCCTGGCATCTTCGTGA